A window of Nocardioidaceae bacterium genomic DNA:
GACGGCCTCCTGCAGCTGCTCGGGGTCGACGGCCTCCCCGTCGGTGGTCTGCGCCTCGAGCGTGATGCGTGTGCCGCCCTGCAGGTCGAGACCCAGGCTCGGCGCCCAGACTCCGTTGGCGCCGATGGCCACGAAGATGAGGGCGAGGCTGCCGAGGAAGACCAGCACCCGTCGGCCGTAGCGCGGCGCGTTCTTGCCCACGCGCGAGGCCGCGGTGCGCTTAGGCGGCTTCGACTTCTTCGAACGCTTGAGCTTCGCCATGCCTCAGCGCTCGTCGTCGGTCGTGCGACCGGGCTCGGGCGACTCGATGGTCGCGGAGTCAGCGTCGAGCACGACCGGCTCCACGATGCGTACGACGGCGCCCTTGGCGACCTCGACGACGGTCTCGGGGGCGATCTCGACCATGAAGGTCTCGTCTCGCTCCTCGGTCACGGATCCGAAGAATCCGGAGGAGAGCATCACGCGGGTACCCACGCCGGCCGCGTTCTGGGTGGCCTGGAGATCAGCCTGGCGCTTGCGCGCCGGGCGGATGACCAGGAGCCAGAACACGACCAGGATGAGCAGGGGAAAGATGAATTCCACGAGCAACCTGTTCGTCGATCACGCACTCAATCGGGCAACAGCCGCCAATCGTAACCGGAGCCTCTACCCCAGCCCATCCAGCGGCAATCGTGGCGCGTCCTCCGCGCCCCCGGCCGGCGCCGGGAGACCGAGGTGCTCCCACGCGGCGCGTGTGGCGACACGACCCCGGGGCGTACGCGCCAGGAAACCGGAGCGCACGAGGAACGGCTCGGCGACCTCCTCGACGGTCTCACGCTCCTCGCCCACGGCCACGGCGAGGGTCGATAGGCCCACCGGCCCCCCGCCGAAGCGACGGCACAGGGCATCGAGCACCCCGCGGTCGAGCCGGTCGAGACCGAGCTGGTCGACCTCGTACAGCTCCAGGGCGGCGTGGGCGACGGTCGGCGTCACCACACCGTCCGCGCGCACCTGAGCGTAGTCGCGCACACGGCGCAGCAGTCGGTTGGCGATGCGCGGGGTGCCGCGCGAGCGCGAGGCGATCTCGGCCGCCCCCTCGCCCGTGAGCTCGACACCGAGCAGGTCCGCCGAGCGGCGCAGGATCTGCTCGAGGTCGGCCGGCGCGTAGAAGTCGAGGTGGGCCGTGAACCCGAAGCGGTCGCGCAGGGGACTGGGCAGCAGGCCGGCTCGCGTCGTGGCGCCCACGAGCGTGAAGGGGGGCAGCTCGAGCGGGATCGCGGTGGCACCGGGCCCTTTGCCGATGACGACGTCGACGCGGAAGTCCTCCATCGCGAGGTAGAGCATCTCCTCGGCGGGGCGCGCCATGCGGTGGATCTCGTCGACGAAGAGCACGTCGCCCTCGTTCAGGCCCGAGAGGATCGCGGCGAGGTCGCCGGCGTGCGTGAGCGCCGGACCGGACGTCAGCCGCAGCGGCGCGCTCATCTCACCGGCGATGATCATGGCCAGTGTCGTCTTGCCGAGCCCCGGCGGGCCGGAGAGCAGCACGTGGTCG
This region includes:
- the yajC gene encoding preprotein translocase subunit YajC, with protein sequence MEFIFPLLILVVFWLLVIRPARKRQADLQATQNAAGVGTRVMLSSGFFGSVTEERDETFMVEIAPETVVEVAKGAVVRIVEPVVLDADSATIESPEPGRTTDDER
- the ruvB gene encoding Holliday junction branch migration DNA helicase RuvB encodes the protein MNDLGDHLSAYEDAELSGRLVDGAAGAGGDLDEQAVEAALRPKSLDEVIGQERVREQLGLVLDAARARGRTPDHVLLSGPPGLGKTTLAMIIAGEMSAPLRLTSGPALTHAGDLAAILSGLNEGDVLFVDEIHRMARPAEEMLYLAMEDFRVDVVIGKGPGATAIPLELPPFTLVGATTRAGLLPSPLRDRFGFTAHLDFYAPADLEQILRRSADLLGVELTGEGAAEIASRSRGTPRIANRLLRRVRDYAQVRADGVVTPTVAHAALELYEVDQLGLDRLDRGVLDALCRRFGGGPVGLSTLAVAVGEERETVEEVAEPFLVRSGFLARTPRGRVATRAAWEHLGLPAPAGGAEDAPRLPLDGLG